Proteins found in one Cyprinus carpio isolate SPL01 chromosome B10, ASM1834038v1, whole genome shotgun sequence genomic segment:
- the LOC109097334 gene encoding HEPACAM family member 2-like isoform X3, producing MWKREGLPILEKHRHSFSEKNQTLHISNITSSDYGTYSCIASNEYGESEKHTYISGNGTRDKTQSDQTVLSSGLTLTCVLGLCIVFYCLYKYHHRQRAENGRTTDEGGAAIDLGIYQEIPGYEEVTPLPYVYTDFIKPKESGQASAAAHLEDFGYSEVGPACRERVSNEESTACPEAGEE from the exons ATGTGGAAGAGAGAAGGACTCCCTATTCTAGAGAAACACAGACACTCGTTCAGTGAGAAGAACCAAACTCTACACATCAGCAACATAACCAGCTCCGATTACGGCACGTACAGCTGTATTGCTTCAAATGAATATGGAGAATCAGAAAAGCACACATATATTTCCG GAAATGGCACTAGAGATAAAACTCAGTCTGATCAAACTGTGCTTTCAAGTGGACTTACACTCACTTGTGTTTTGGGACTGTGCATCGTGTTCTACTGCCTTTACAAATACCATCACA GGCAAAGAGCAGAAAATGGCAGAACTACAGATGAag GGGGTGCAGCCATTGACCTTGGTATTTATCAG GAAATACCTGGCTATGAAGAGGTGACTCCTTTACCGTACGTCTACACAGACTTCATTAAGCCGAAAGAGAGCGGTCAGGCCTCCGCTGCAGCTCACTTGGAGGACTTTGGTTACTCTGAGGTCGGACCCGCATGCAGGGAACGTGTCTCTAATGAAGAGTCCACAGCATGTCCTGAAGCTGGAGAGGAGTGA
- the LOC109097334 gene encoding leucine-rich repeats and immunoglobulin-like domains protein 1 isoform X2 produces the protein MWKREGLPILEKHRHSFSEKNQTLHISNITSSDYGTYSCIASNEYGESEKHTYISGENSSVNQGNGTRDKTQSDQTVLSSGLTLTCVLGLCIVFYCLYKYHHRQRAENGRTTDEGGAAIDLGIYQEIPGYEEVTPLPYVYTDFIKPKESGQASAAAHLEDFGYSEVGPACRERVSNEESTACPEAGEE, from the exons ATGTGGAAGAGAGAAGGACTCCCTATTCTAGAGAAACACAGACACTCGTTCAGTGAGAAGAACCAAACTCTACACATCAGCAACATAACCAGCTCCGATTACGGCACGTACAGCTGTATTGCTTCAAATGAATATGGAGAATCAGAAAAGCACACATATATTTCCG GTGAAAACTCTAGTGTTAACCAAGGAAATGGCACTAGAGATAAAACTCAGTCTGATCAAACTGTGCTTTCAAGTGGACTTACACTCACTTGTGTTTTGGGACTGTGCATCGTGTTCTACTGCCTTTACAAATACCATCACA GGCAAAGAGCAGAAAATGGCAGAACTACAGATGAag GGGGTGCAGCCATTGACCTTGGTATTTATCAG GAAATACCTGGCTATGAAGAGGTGACTCCTTTACCGTACGTCTACACAGACTTCATTAAGCCGAAAGAGAGCGGTCAGGCCTCCGCTGCAGCTCACTTGGAGGACTTTGGTTACTCTGAGGTCGGACCCGCATGCAGGGAACGTGTCTCTAATGAAGAGTCCACAGCATGTCCTGAAGCTGGAGAGGAGTGA
- the LOC109097334 gene encoding HEPACAM family member 2-like isoform X1 — protein MPGCFIHIWLFFFAVFVREIKVKEVKTGLYSRVELTGEKLDQHTADSLNSVEWIKRKGSIKCLCIKKTNTTSNASYSQCCGTAHFYLNNNTLILESVTARDEGVFTENIVTGDGTIKHLNFTLIIQYAPNTTEIVFSWNSSTSVTLKCEVSGLFLHLMWKREGVPILEKHRHSFSEKNQTLHISNITSSDYGTYSCIASNEYGESEKHTYIIGENSSVNQETALEIKLSLIKLCFQVDLHSLVFWDCASCSTAFTNTITGKEQKMAELQMKGVQPLTLVFIRKYLAMKR, from the exons ATGCCTGGATGTTTCATTCATATTTGGCTGTTTTTCTTTGCTGTATTTG TGAGAGAAATTAAAGTCAAAGAAGTGAAGACGGGTCTATACAGTCGTGTTGAGCTCACTGGAGAGAAACTTGATCAACATACTGCTGATTCTCTGAATTCAGTGGAATGGATCAAACGAAAGGGATCGATAAAATGtctatgtattaaaaaaacaaataccacaTCCAATGCTTCATACAGTCAATGCTGTGGAACAGCTCATTTCTATTTAAACAACAACACCCTCATTCTGGAGAGCGTGACAGCAAGGGATGAAGGAGTCTTCACCGAAAATATAGTTACAGGAGATGGAACTATAAAACACCTAAACTTTACATTAATTATTCAAT ATGCTCCAAATACAACAGAAATTGTGTTCTCCTGGAACTCCAGCACATCTGTGACTCTCAAATGTGAAGTGAGTGGTTTATTTCTGCATCTGATGTGGAAAAGAGAAGGAGTCCCTATTCTAGAGAAACACAGACACTCGTTCAGTGAAAAGAACCAAACTCTACACATCAGCAACATAACCAGCTCCGATTACGGCACGTACAGCTGTATTGCTTCAAATGAATATGGAGAATCAGAAAAGCACACATATATTATCG GTGAAAACTCTAGTGTTAACCAGGAAACAGCACTAGAGATAAAACTCAGTCTGATCAAACTGTGCTTTCAAGTGGACTTACACTCACTTGTGTTTTGGGACTGTGCATCGTGTTCTACTGCCTTTACAAATACCATCACA GGCAAAGAGCAGAAAATGGCAGAACTACAGATGAag GGGGTGCAGCCATTGACCTTGGTATTTATCAG GAAATACCTGGCTATGAAGAGGTGA
- the LOC109097343 gene encoding intraflagellar transport protein 46 homolog isoform X3: MATYAGDKLEEDTKQRKKEPPPGARATNQNNEEDDEEEDDDDDDDDDDSDDTESDEEEGEPGSAPEGAYDPADYEHLPVTAEIKELFQYITRYTPQTIELDHKLKPFIPDFIPAVGDIDAFLKVPRPDGKADNLGLLVLDEPCTKQSDPTVLSLWLSENSKQHNVAEVKVKSIENPEKNPKAIDNWIESISELHRSKPPATVHYTRPMPDIDSLMQEWPPEFEELLGKVNLPTADIDCDLAEYVDIICGILDIPVYKNRIHSLHVLFTLYAEFKNSQHFKSVAEGQKSDTPPASRTATAELERLTLD, translated from the exons ATGGCCACTTATGCTGGAGATAAACTAGAAGAGGACACTAAA cagagaaagaaagagccgCCACCTGGAGCTCGTGCTACTAATCAGAATAatgaagaggatgatgaggaggaggatgacgatgatgatgacgacgatgatgattCTGATGACACAGAGTCTGATGAGGAGGAAGGGGAGCCTGGATCTGCTCCAGAAGG TGCATATGACCCAGCCGATTATGAACATCTTCCTGTGACAGCTGAGATCAAAGAGCTGTTTCAGTACATCACAAG ATATACTCCACAGACAATAGAGCTTGACCACAAACTGAAGCCTTTTATCCCTGATTTCATCCCAGCTGTGGGGGACATTGATGCTTTCCTCAAA GTACCACGACCAGATGGGAAGGCTGACAATCTGGGTCTCCTGGTTCTGGATGAGCCGTGCACTAAACAGTCAGACCCAACAGTGCTTTCCCTGTGGCTGTCAGAGAACAGTAAACAACACAATGTTGCT GAAGTGAAAGTCAAGAGCATTGAAAACCCAGAGAAGAACCCCAAAGCCATAGACAACTGGATCGAGAGCATTAGTGAGCTGCATCGGTCCAAGCCTCCAGCTACCGTACACTATACAAG ACCCATGCCAGATATTGACAGCCTGATGCAAGAATGGCCGCCTGAGTTTGAGGAGCTTTTGGGGAAG GTGAATCTCCCCACCGCAGATATTGACTGTGATTTGGCAGAGTATGTCGACATTATTTGCG GAATCCTGGACATCCCTGTGTACAAGAACCGGATTCACTCACTTCATGTGCTGTTCACACTCTACGCTGAATTCAAAAACTCACAG CACTTTAAATCTGTAGCGGAGGGCCAGAAATCCGACACACCGCCTGCTTCACGTACAGCCACTGCTGAATTAGAAAGACTCACTTTGGACTGA
- the LOC109097343 gene encoding intraflagellar transport protein 46 homolog isoform X4 — protein sequence MATYAGDKLEEDTKRKKEPPPGARATNQNNEEDDEEEDDDDDDDDDDSDDTESDEEEGEPGSAPEGAYDPADYEHLPVTAEIKELFQYITRYTPQTIELDHKLKPFIPDFIPAVGDIDAFLKVPRPDGKADNLGLLVLDEPCTKQSDPTVLSLWLSENSKQHNVAEVKVKSIENPEKNPKAIDNWIESISELHRSKPPATVHYTRPMPDIDSLMQEWPPEFEELLGKVNLPTADIDCDLAEYVDIICGILDIPVYKNRIHSLHVLFTLYAEFKNSQHFKSVAEGQKSDTPPASRTATAELERLTLD from the exons ATGGCCACTTATGCTGGAGATAAACTAGAAGAGGACACTAAA agaaagaaagagccgCCACCTGGAGCTCGTGCTACTAATCAGAATAatgaagaggatgatgaggaggaggatgacgatgatgatgacgacgatgatgattCTGATGACACAGAGTCTGATGAGGAGGAAGGGGAGCCTGGATCTGCTCCAGAAGG TGCATATGACCCAGCCGATTATGAACATCTTCCTGTGACAGCTGAGATCAAAGAGCTGTTTCAGTACATCACAAG ATATACTCCACAGACAATAGAGCTTGACCACAAACTGAAGCCTTTTATCCCTGATTTCATCCCAGCTGTGGGGGACATTGATGCTTTCCTCAAA GTACCACGACCAGATGGGAAGGCTGACAATCTGGGTCTCCTGGTTCTGGATGAGCCGTGCACTAAACAGTCAGACCCAACAGTGCTTTCCCTGTGGCTGTCAGAGAACAGTAAACAACACAATGTTGCT GAAGTGAAAGTCAAGAGCATTGAAAACCCAGAGAAGAACCCCAAAGCCATAGACAACTGGATCGAGAGCATTAGTGAGCTGCATCGGTCCAAGCCTCCAGCTACCGTACACTATACAAG ACCCATGCCAGATATTGACAGCCTGATGCAAGAATGGCCGCCTGAGTTTGAGGAGCTTTTGGGGAAG GTGAATCTCCCCACCGCAGATATTGACTGTGATTTGGCAGAGTATGTCGACATTATTTGCG GAATCCTGGACATCCCTGTGTACAAGAACCGGATTCACTCACTTCATGTGCTGTTCACACTCTACGCTGAATTCAAAAACTCACAG CACTTTAAATCTGTAGCGGAGGGCCAGAAATCCGACACACCGCCTGCTTCACGTACAGCCACTGCTGAATTAGAAAGACTCACTTTGGACTGA
- the LOC109097343 gene encoding intraflagellar transport protein 46 homolog isoform X1, which produces MEKSERQKIQLKTNQPYDESFDVNAEEAASVHTPSPRQIVSTRTGRQKQSAMATYAGDKLEEDTKQRKKEPPPGARATNQNNEEDDEEEDDDDDDDDDDSDDTESDEEEGEPGSAPEGAYDPADYEHLPVTAEIKELFQYITRYTPQTIELDHKLKPFIPDFIPAVGDIDAFLKVPRPDGKADNLGLLVLDEPCTKQSDPTVLSLWLSENSKQHNVAEVKVKSIENPEKNPKAIDNWIESISELHRSKPPATVHYTRPMPDIDSLMQEWPPEFEELLGKVNLPTADIDCDLAEYVDIICGILDIPVYKNRIHSLHVLFTLYAEFKNSQHFKSVAEGQKSDTPPASRTATAELERLTLD; this is translated from the exons ATGGAGAAGTCTGAGCGACAAaag ATTCAACTCAAAACCAACCAGCCATATGATGAGAGTTTTGATGTGAATGCAGAGGAGGCGGCCAGCGTGCACACACCATCCCCAAGACAGATAG TTTCCACGAGGACAGGCAGACAGAAGCAGAGCGCCATGGCCACTTATGCTGGAGATAAACTAGAAGAGGACACTAAA cagagaaagaaagagccgCCACCTGGAGCTCGTGCTACTAATCAGAATAatgaagaggatgatgaggaggaggatgacgatgatgatgacgacgatgatgattCTGATGACACAGAGTCTGATGAGGAGGAAGGGGAGCCTGGATCTGCTCCAGAAGG TGCATATGACCCAGCCGATTATGAACATCTTCCTGTGACAGCTGAGATCAAAGAGCTGTTTCAGTACATCACAAG ATATACTCCACAGACAATAGAGCTTGACCACAAACTGAAGCCTTTTATCCCTGATTTCATCCCAGCTGTGGGGGACATTGATGCTTTCCTCAAA GTACCACGACCAGATGGGAAGGCTGACAATCTGGGTCTCCTGGTTCTGGATGAGCCGTGCACTAAACAGTCAGACCCAACAGTGCTTTCCCTGTGGCTGTCAGAGAACAGTAAACAACACAATGTTGCT GAAGTGAAAGTCAAGAGCATTGAAAACCCAGAGAAGAACCCCAAAGCCATAGACAACTGGATCGAGAGCATTAGTGAGCTGCATCGGTCCAAGCCTCCAGCTACCGTACACTATACAAG ACCCATGCCAGATATTGACAGCCTGATGCAAGAATGGCCGCCTGAGTTTGAGGAGCTTTTGGGGAAG GTGAATCTCCCCACCGCAGATATTGACTGTGATTTGGCAGAGTATGTCGACATTATTTGCG GAATCCTGGACATCCCTGTGTACAAGAACCGGATTCACTCACTTCATGTGCTGTTCACACTCTACGCTGAATTCAAAAACTCACAG CACTTTAAATCTGTAGCGGAGGGCCAGAAATCCGACACACCGCCTGCTTCACGTACAGCCACTGCTGAATTAGAAAGACTCACTTTGGACTGA
- the LOC109097343 gene encoding intraflagellar transport protein 46 homolog isoform X2, with amino-acid sequence MEKSERQKIQLKTNQPYDESFDVNAEEAASVHTPSPRQIVSTRTGRQKQSAMATYAGDKLEEDTKRKKEPPPGARATNQNNEEDDEEEDDDDDDDDDDSDDTESDEEEGEPGSAPEGAYDPADYEHLPVTAEIKELFQYITRYTPQTIELDHKLKPFIPDFIPAVGDIDAFLKVPRPDGKADNLGLLVLDEPCTKQSDPTVLSLWLSENSKQHNVAEVKVKSIENPEKNPKAIDNWIESISELHRSKPPATVHYTRPMPDIDSLMQEWPPEFEELLGKVNLPTADIDCDLAEYVDIICGILDIPVYKNRIHSLHVLFTLYAEFKNSQHFKSVAEGQKSDTPPASRTATAELERLTLD; translated from the exons ATGGAGAAGTCTGAGCGACAAaag ATTCAACTCAAAACCAACCAGCCATATGATGAGAGTTTTGATGTGAATGCAGAGGAGGCGGCCAGCGTGCACACACCATCCCCAAGACAGATAG TTTCCACGAGGACAGGCAGACAGAAGCAGAGCGCCATGGCCACTTATGCTGGAGATAAACTAGAAGAGGACACTAAA agaaagaaagagccgCCACCTGGAGCTCGTGCTACTAATCAGAATAatgaagaggatgatgaggaggaggatgacgatgatgatgacgacgatgatgattCTGATGACACAGAGTCTGATGAGGAGGAAGGGGAGCCTGGATCTGCTCCAGAAGG TGCATATGACCCAGCCGATTATGAACATCTTCCTGTGACAGCTGAGATCAAAGAGCTGTTTCAGTACATCACAAG ATATACTCCACAGACAATAGAGCTTGACCACAAACTGAAGCCTTTTATCCCTGATTTCATCCCAGCTGTGGGGGACATTGATGCTTTCCTCAAA GTACCACGACCAGATGGGAAGGCTGACAATCTGGGTCTCCTGGTTCTGGATGAGCCGTGCACTAAACAGTCAGACCCAACAGTGCTTTCCCTGTGGCTGTCAGAGAACAGTAAACAACACAATGTTGCT GAAGTGAAAGTCAAGAGCATTGAAAACCCAGAGAAGAACCCCAAAGCCATAGACAACTGGATCGAGAGCATTAGTGAGCTGCATCGGTCCAAGCCTCCAGCTACCGTACACTATACAAG ACCCATGCCAGATATTGACAGCCTGATGCAAGAATGGCCGCCTGAGTTTGAGGAGCTTTTGGGGAAG GTGAATCTCCCCACCGCAGATATTGACTGTGATTTGGCAGAGTATGTCGACATTATTTGCG GAATCCTGGACATCCCTGTGTACAAGAACCGGATTCACTCACTTCATGTGCTGTTCACACTCTACGCTGAATTCAAAAACTCACAG CACTTTAAATCTGTAGCGGAGGGCCAGAAATCCGACACACCGCCTGCTTCACGTACAGCCACTGCTGAATTAGAAAGACTCACTTTGGACTGA